A single Methylomonas sp. AM2-LC DNA region contains:
- a CDS encoding aspartate carbamoyltransferase, with translation MRSAKNSLIQRLLALVLLLSMQGLLAEETLRQAEVAKRGAQVMPFELEKTQHQFSKTETGGIQRVVVRDANDVAQIQLIRQHLQQLAEKFKVGDYSGPESIHGADMPGLATLKKAKADDIQIAYKPEPQGASITFTAQKPEWVAAIHTWFDAQLHDHGHDAMLMHHQHHMQP, from the coding sequence ATGCGGTCAGCAAAAAATAGTTTGATACAACGCTTACTGGCATTAGTGCTGCTATTGTCAATGCAAGGCTTACTGGCAGAAGAAACACTGCGACAAGCTGAAGTTGCTAAACGTGGCGCACAGGTAATGCCTTTTGAACTGGAGAAAACCCAGCACCAGTTTAGCAAGACCGAAACTGGTGGTATCCAACGCGTGGTGGTTCGCGATGCAAATGATGTCGCACAAATTCAGTTAATCAGGCAGCATTTGCAACAGTTGGCAGAAAAATTTAAGGTGGGGGATTATTCCGGTCCAGAATCGATACATGGTGCAGACATGCCGGGTCTGGCAACTTTAAAAAAAGCCAAAGCGGATGATATACAAATTGCATACAAGCCAGAACCGCAAGGTGCCAGCATCACCTTTACCGCGCAAAAACCCGAATGGGTTGCTGCAATACATACTTGGTTTGATGCACAATTACACGATCATGGGCATGATGCCATGCTAATGCATCATCAGCATCATATGCAGCCATAA
- a CDS encoding filamentous haemagglutinin family protein, which produces MHRNQSELPDQTSSQTEKIANKTFCCLFKSGVLIISNATACWAEPAGLPVPVNSLNHLTNPSLHNTVNVSTVGEATASISSDGHTMTIDQTTGMAILDWSSFNIAQGNTVQFVQPTSTSVALNEIGQSDASQIMGHLLANGQVYLVNTNGFLFGSHSVVNTNTLVASSLEISDNVFQQGITNVVTNGAPTTNTGSNSTTTPVAALSGNSNNSVEILVEKGANIKVADKGRVILAAPVVENDGTISAPDGQVILVAAKDKVFLQESSSADLRGLLVEVQTGGSAKNLGTIIAERGNATMMGFAVSQQGVVSASTSVALNGSVRLLAREGAQLVNTSVSNTTNYLLEPASDSTVRSNDLGDGLGKQATVTMSKASNTTVTLDDSAGSAVLGSKQPQSIVDVEAGYIDMQNGSQIVAHDGLVNLTANQSPTTSNSHFGTPPTLTASNNNTSRILLETGSSIDVSGVQNVAMAMSSNILDVSLYSYELRNDPTQKHGLLYGKNVEIDMRQGTSLADISEAEAAIKYSVAYHNSQAGTVNLASEGDVIVQHGANINISGGSIAYQAGEIQTTELVSNGVVYSMATASQNLNYQQLITVNTYQAAYTQGMNAGKVNITSRDVLLDGAIQAKTIAGEYQRNVSSLPSAGQLAIDTSWTGLLQQDVIFTNTQNLTTTPDLASAVTSPLYLSNTLFSQGLSSLNLKTGGDVSITQDTNLTLPALGNLTVQAGSISVEGNISVPAGTVALSTNVSNNPAGAKPDGIISLAKGSVIDSSGVWVNDLLAMYDHQPLQTLPINGGSISLQAQGDLLLEKGAKLNANGGAWLQNNTTLSAGLGGNISLSTAGIGANSNTHLLLGADLSAFGLSEDGHLSIAANSIDIVADPALTSTTSSTLFLSNHFFEKSGFSTYTLTANNGDLSVAANTTLNLQQTNWQLTAAAYNMASGTPLQNLTAPIELSGSQRNPVNLNLNLSQTVEGVNPAASLSIGKNAVINADPLASIRLTSDANINIDGRLNTLGGSIDISITSPANSSSDPGYNANQAILLGADAYLNASGGRLLTPNNRNQLLGTVLDGGTITLAANRGYILMESSSTLDVSGSQGLLNISNAQGLQTENIASAGGSINLTAAEGMALQGQFYAAAGHGQVATNNGVAAGGSLNISLNAQNRGEPLNVSFPTSERIIQLSAKPSVLLSDAQMSSGIIPASINGLANISASQIQTAGFDHLSLDTFINAQSMFAPEPLVGAVQIVGDLNLTVKLSIDLDTPILTHSWTGPADSGQVTVTTDMFTLGSSQNQTTLPGSLTNSTSNAFNGKTPAILTVNADTINLQGASALSGFNQTQLLSSDAISLIGVNPNGQNNLLGSLQLTGELDLGARAIFPTTMTQFSITIDATQSPNGLVKILPSQANRVTPLSAGGELTINAPIIDSYGVMLAPFGTINLAASSALTLEAGSFTSVSDFGIDTAQGKNIAPPVTIPFGKTEGNASYWYYPIGSSQNILSGTPEKAISLNSPNIKLLTGATINLNGGGNLSAYEFIPGPGGSMDYLSASYQHSYAIVPTLNAAYAPYDALATASSGLSLGENIYLSASADGLAAGNYVLLPAIYALLPGAYLITPQASMLDMAAGTTYTSSDGATVVAAYTETAGSNVVASHWQGVEVQSGQVAFDYSPYQVTTASSFFTSHTPSTAVASLPEDAGNLSLLASQTLSIDADIMAKASTGGLGGQLDISANNIDIANSAPATPSANITLTASGLNALGVDSILVGGERKRSSTGTTVTVNAENVNVEANIALKAPEIILAASHSIDVASGASISATGSLNRTDTQLTIVNGSSNNNSGNGALLRVSNAGQASVVRNHAATDPLAGSLTIESGASLSGAGSILLDATGSGSLQGSIQGSTPNTTLDTLTLNGSLITLGGTATANTGFQLADNTLNTLKVANLQLLSASTINIADTINLHLSHLTLDASGLIGTAHDGQIATINADSVVLQNSTNQASSPISAGTQQLNLLANTITLGSGHYALGGFKQINLEANQHANAALKDSGTGSLTSVGDMTITTPVWTALAGANTTMTIENGHLTTLADGSAVNNAALGAKLQLTAEQIDLYGNIAIASGVVNLQAAQDVNLHTGSSIDTSGQVIQLGNDQIGTGGGSISLKSDTGNVTVETGSNLNVSGSILGANAGSVSLNAAMGTINVAGTLQGFAYQGGTGASFNLNAQHMLGNFSKINSLLQEGGFDGDLALRLGEGNLTIGATDKVQAQNISLITDNGLIKVYGTLDVSGAQAGSLQLAANKGILIESGATLKAVSTTTTHADGSIKLSSDPLPVNGINKGIGVVIYNGATLDAGKSSVEVLVNRLNNHDAAVNIANNTVLGSGALNVYVMAHYADLTPTDALFQQWLTDTQHYLNAASTNTDLNTRLAGFNLLPGLDIQTHGNLNWNISTALTNQVSTPGLLSIRATGDINFQKTLSDGFVPGNTALTLQSGPSWSYNIVAGADLSSANNQDTLASSNGSVHIGSETSVRTGTGNIYVAAAGDITLTDFTSTIFTAGESGSIQDPYKAYRPTTFSVQYPVNGGNLTLNAGGNIVGASTPQLMSDWLQRSGSWTANSSTVNRNNLPTAWGIDFGSSVAAITGAYGVNSSLGFMENIGALGGGNVTVHAGANIQDLSVMLPTTAIASLQNGSMTLQENGGGNLLVTAGGNIAGGVFYVEKGTANISANGAITGGTEYSSGPIFALGDTQFNVTAATGLDVGAVLNPFIIAQAGVQSSKTNYFSTYTEQSGINLQSLTGDINLNNNISLIENQISTCSDLACEQTDLVYPYLNAETEIAPLLAMYPGNLHAYALSGNLAINHNLSLYAAANSSFSLEAAANIILGDNVDLTQLDINPTQYLAVLTPLNANNFTLDTAYWLNQNSYENTNAHAAVPVHNSDTQHNKIISAKGSILGTGNSAFIISAKATDISAALDLSNLNLSLQNLNSTYQDVSSLSVGGNISYTATPDPVSGSFTSSKSPGIQIAGPGWLNVWAGGNIDLGISNGITSVGSLYNTALPSLGANITVLAGQPALQISISVDDYLQTYVYNPDYEASLQQQLQTSQSVPLATALQNLIAAINTSKTNLAQAKNSNSSLQAAISVLFSQFNWVDTAVNTSEGTAAYQVGYDAIKLLFPDPGKGNITLNFSEIQTQAGGNINLLAPGGLVNVGLNASDLSISKSADQLGIVAQGQGNVNILTSGDVQVNQSRIFTLDAGNITVWSSEGNIDAGRGAKSSLASEFPIANYDAYGNLILTYPATVSGSGIRAQSGYNSTEIGNISLIAPHGEVNAGEAGIGGNNVIIAALIIGNPGNIQNSGFSLGIPQAPSTVIATDSTGSALAGITKQVSMNLNTEDDTLTKQSAKSEKVAILDTEILGFGQCSVADIRKGVSGCGGDH; this is translated from the coding sequence ATGCACAGAAATCAATCCGAATTACCCGATCAAACATCCAGCCAGACTGAAAAAATAGCGAATAAAACCTTCTGCTGCCTATTTAAAAGCGGGGTTTTAATCATTTCAAACGCGACGGCTTGTTGGGCTGAACCTGCAGGCTTACCGGTTCCGGTGAATAGTCTCAATCATCTGACTAATCCCAGTTTGCACAACACGGTGAATGTGAGTACGGTTGGGGAAGCCACGGCTTCGATTAGCAGCGATGGGCATACCATGACCATTGATCAAACCACCGGCATGGCTATTCTGGACTGGAGCAGTTTTAATATTGCACAAGGTAACACCGTGCAGTTTGTGCAACCCACCAGTACCTCGGTGGCTTTGAATGAAATAGGCCAGAGTGACGCCAGCCAGATTATGGGTCATTTGCTGGCCAATGGTCAGGTGTATCTGGTCAATACCAATGGTTTTTTATTTGGCTCACACTCTGTAGTCAATACGAATACGCTGGTGGCAAGCAGTCTGGAAATCAGTGACAATGTTTTTCAGCAAGGCATCACCAATGTGGTGACTAATGGCGCCCCCACCACCAACACGGGCAGTAATTCGACAACAACGCCCGTTGCTGCTTTAAGTGGCAATAGCAATAATAGCGTGGAAATATTGGTGGAAAAAGGTGCCAATATTAAGGTTGCTGATAAAGGCCGGGTAATTTTAGCGGCACCCGTGGTTGAAAATGATGGCACCATCAGCGCCCCGGATGGCCAAGTTATTCTGGTGGCGGCAAAAGATAAAGTATTTCTGCAGGAATCCAGTTCTGCGGATTTACGCGGCTTGCTGGTAGAGGTTCAAACTGGCGGCAGCGCAAAAAATCTGGGTACTATTATCGCTGAACGTGGCAATGCAACCATGATGGGTTTTGCCGTTTCTCAGCAAGGAGTGGTTTCTGCCAGCACCTCAGTTGCCTTAAATGGCAGTGTGCGCCTGTTGGCTAGAGAAGGTGCGCAACTGGTTAATACCTCGGTATCTAACACCACGAATTATTTGCTGGAACCCGCCAGTGACAGTACCGTGCGCAGTAACGATTTGGGTGATGGCTTGGGTAAACAAGCAACAGTGACCATGAGCAAAGCCAGTAACACCACAGTGACACTGGATGATTCAGCCGGTAGTGCCGTATTGGGATCTAAACAACCGCAATCCATAGTCGATGTGGAGGCTGGCTATATTGATATGCAAAATGGCTCACAAATTGTGGCGCATGATGGCTTGGTCAATTTAACAGCCAACCAGTCGCCCACTACCAGTAATAGCCATTTTGGCACCCCTCCCACTCTCACGGCCAGCAATAACAATACTAGCCGCATATTATTAGAAACAGGCAGTAGCATTGATGTTTCTGGGGTACAAAACGTGGCAATGGCCATGTCCAGCAATATTCTGGATGTCAGTTTATACAGTTATGAATTGCGTAATGATCCCACTCAAAAACACGGGCTGCTGTATGGAAAAAATGTTGAGATCGATATGCGGCAAGGTACTAGCTTGGCCGATATTTCTGAAGCAGAAGCGGCTATCAAATATTCGGTTGCCTACCATAACAGCCAAGCAGGTACGGTTAATTTAGCCTCTGAAGGCGATGTTATCGTACAACATGGCGCTAATATTAATATTTCCGGCGGTTCTATCGCTTATCAGGCGGGAGAGATTCAAACCACTGAGTTAGTCTCAAATGGCGTGGTATATAGCATGGCTACTGCCAGCCAGAATTTAAACTATCAGCAACTGATTACAGTTAATACCTATCAAGCCGCTTATACACAAGGCATGAATGCCGGCAAAGTAAATATCACTAGCCGTGATGTGCTTTTGGATGGTGCCATTCAGGCTAAAACCATCGCAGGCGAATATCAACGCAATGTCAGCAGTTTACCCAGCGCGGGGCAACTGGCAATCGATACCAGCTGGACAGGATTATTGCAACAAGATGTGATTTTTACCAACACACAAAACCTGACCACTACACCCGACTTAGCCAGCGCGGTTACTTCGCCATTGTATTTGAGTAATACTTTGTTCAGCCAGGGTTTAAGCAGTCTGAATCTGAAAACGGGTGGCGATGTTAGCATAACCCAGGATACGAACCTGACCTTGCCCGCACTGGGAAATTTAACTGTACAAGCCGGGTCTATTTCTGTTGAAGGCAATATTAGTGTACCCGCAGGCACCGTGGCTCTTAGCACTAATGTGAGCAACAATCCGGCTGGAGCTAAACCGGATGGCATTATCTCGCTAGCGAAAGGCAGTGTCATTGATAGCAGTGGCGTATGGGTGAATGATTTGCTGGCAATGTATGATCACCAGCCATTACAGACTTTACCCATCAATGGCGGCAGCATCAGCTTACAGGCACAAGGCGATTTATTATTGGAAAAAGGCGCAAAACTGAATGCCAATGGGGGTGCCTGGTTACAAAACAATACTACACTCAGCGCTGGTTTAGGTGGAAACATCAGTCTCAGTACAGCGGGTATCGGCGCTAATAGTAATACTCATTTACTGCTGGGTGCTGATTTGTCTGCCTTTGGTTTGAGTGAGGATGGACATTTGTCTATTGCTGCCAACAGTATTGATATTGTTGCAGACCCTGCCCTAACCAGCACAACGTCCAGCACCTTATTTCTATCTAACCACTTTTTCGAAAAGAGTGGCTTCAGTACTTATACGCTTACCGCCAATAATGGCGACTTATCTGTCGCAGCCAATACCACTTTGAATTTACAGCAAACTAATTGGCAATTAACGGCGGCGGCTTATAACATGGCGAGTGGTACGCCGTTACAAAATTTAACCGCGCCTATCGAATTGTCCGGTAGTCAACGCAATCCGGTCAATTTAAATTTGAATTTATCGCAAACTGTAGAGGGCGTTAATCCTGCAGCAAGCTTGAGCATAGGCAAAAATGCAGTTATCAATGCAGATCCACTGGCGAGTATCCGTCTCACATCCGACGCCAATATCAACATTGATGGCCGTTTGAATACACTGGGTGGTAGTATCGATATAAGTATTACCTCCCCGGCCAATAGTAGCTCTGATCCCGGTTACAATGCCAACCAAGCCATTTTATTAGGTGCTGACGCTTATTTAAACGCCAGTGGCGGCAGACTACTAACCCCCAATAACCGTAATCAGTTACTGGGAACCGTACTGGATGGTGGCACGATTACCCTTGCTGCAAACCGTGGTTACATTCTAATGGAAAGTAGCAGCACTTTAGATGTTTCCGGTAGCCAAGGCTTATTAAATATTAGCAATGCCCAGGGTCTGCAAACAGAAAACATAGCATCAGCGGGTGGCAGCATTAATCTGACTGCTGCCGAAGGCATGGCCTTACAAGGCCAGTTTTATGCAGCGGCTGGACACGGGCAAGTAGCCACCAACAACGGTGTTGCTGCCGGGGGCAGCCTGAATATTTCTCTGAATGCGCAAAATCGCGGCGAACCCCTGAATGTCAGCTTTCCAACCAGTGAACGTATTATTCAGCTAAGTGCCAAGCCCAGCGTTTTACTCAGCGATGCGCAAATGAGTAGCGGCATTATCCCTGCCAGTATTAATGGTCTTGCCAATATTTCTGCCAGCCAAATTCAGACTGCGGGTTTCGATCATTTAAGCTTGGACACGTTTATCAATGCTCAAAGCATGTTTGCACCTGAGCCCTTAGTGGGTGCGGTGCAAATTGTGGGTGATTTGAATTTGACAGTAAAACTAAGCATAGACCTTGACACCCCTATTCTCACGCATAGCTGGACTGGACCAGCGGATAGCGGCCAAGTAACGGTTACCACCGATATGTTTACTTTGGGTTCCAGCCAAAATCAAACCACCCTGCCAGGAAGCCTGACTAATTCCACCAGTAACGCTTTTAATGGCAAAACACCCGCCATTTTAACCGTGAATGCTGACACTATTAATTTACAGGGCGCCAGTGCATTGAGTGGTTTTAACCAGACACAGCTGTTAAGCAGCGATGCTATCAGTTTAATTGGCGTTAATCCCAACGGACAAAATAACTTGCTGGGTAGTCTGCAACTGACTGGCGAACTGGATCTGGGCGCGCGTGCTATTTTTCCAACCACTATGACGCAATTCAGCATTACTATTGACGCTACGCAAAGCCCAAATGGCTTGGTGAAAATTTTACCCAGCCAGGCAAACCGGGTTACCCCGTTGTCGGCAGGTGGTGAATTAACCATTAATGCCCCTATTATTGATAGTTACGGGGTGATGCTGGCACCGTTTGGCACCATCAATCTGGCTGCATCTTCAGCCTTAACTTTGGAAGCGGGTAGTTTTACCTCTGTGAGTGATTTTGGCATTGATACCGCACAGGGAAAAAACATTGCTCCGCCTGTTACTATTCCTTTCGGCAAAACAGAGGGCAATGCTAGCTATTGGTATTATCCCATTGGTAGCTCACAAAATATTCTAAGCGGTACTCCGGAAAAAGCCATCAGTCTGAATAGCCCCAATATTAAGTTGTTAACGGGGGCTACTATTAATCTTAATGGCGGTGGCAACTTATCTGCCTATGAATTTATTCCTGGCCCAGGCGGCAGTATGGATTATCTGAGCGCCAGTTATCAGCACAGTTATGCAATAGTACCCACCTTAAACGCTGCCTATGCGCCATACGATGCCTTGGCCACTGCAAGCAGCGGCCTGAGTCTGGGTGAAAACATTTATTTAAGTGCCAGCGCAGATGGCTTGGCCGCTGGAAATTATGTATTACTGCCAGCCATTTATGCCCTGCTGCCCGGCGCATATTTAATTACACCGCAAGCCAGTATGCTGGATATGGCCGCAGGAACCACCTATACCAGCAGCGATGGTGCTACGGTAGTTGCAGCTTATACGGAAACGGCAGGCAGTAATGTCGTAGCCAGCCATTGGCAGGGTGTTGAGGTGCAATCTGGACAAGTTGCTTTTGATTATTCGCCCTATCAAGTCACCACAGCCAGCAGCTTCTTTACCAGCCACACGCCCAGTACTGCTGTTGCTTCATTACCCGAAGATGCAGGCAATCTAAGTTTACTAGCCAGCCAAACTTTAAGCATAGATGCCGACATTATGGCCAAAGCCAGTACGGGTGGTTTGGGGGGGCAGCTCGACATTAGTGCCAATAACATCGATATCGCCAATAGTGCCCCTGCTACACCGAGCGCTAATATTACTCTAACTGCCAGTGGCTTAAATGCATTGGGTGTAGACAGTATTTTAGTGGGCGGCGAACGCAAACGCAGCAGCACTGGCACGACTGTAACAGTCAATGCCGAAAACGTGAATGTGGAGGCCAATATTGCTTTAAAGGCACCGGAAATTATTTTAGCAGCCAGCCATTCTATTGATGTCGCCTCAGGAGCCAGCATTAGCGCGACGGGCAGTTTAAACCGCACCGACACACAACTGACTATTGTTAACGGTAGTAGCAATAACAACAGTGGCAATGGTGCTTTGTTAAGAGTATCGAATGCTGGCCAAGCTAGCGTCGTGCGCAATCATGCCGCAACAGATCCGCTTGCGGGTTCGCTCACCATTGAAAGTGGTGCAAGCTTAAGCGGCGCTGGCTCCATATTGCTGGATGCCACTGGTAGTGGCAGTTTACAAGGCAGTATTCAAGGCAGTACACCCAACACCACCTTAGACACTTTAACCTTAAACGGTAGTTTAATCACACTGGGCGGTACCGCCACAGCAAATACTGGCTTCCAGTTAGCAGACAACACTTTAAATACCTTGAAAGTTGCTAATTTGCAACTGCTCAGCGCCAGTACTATCAATATTGCAGATACCATTAATTTGCATCTCAGTCATTTAACGCTGGATGCCAGCGGGCTGATCGGCACAGCTCATGATGGGCAAATCGCCACCATCAATGCCGATAGCGTGGTATTACAAAACAGTACAAATCAGGCTAGCAGCCCCATTAGCGCGGGTACACAACAATTAAATTTATTGGCGAATACCATTACGCTGGGTAGCGGTCACTATGCTCTAGGTGGATTTAAGCAAATTAATTTAGAAGCTAATCAGCATGCTAATGCTGCCCTGAAAGACAGCGGCACAGGCAGCCTAACTAGTGTGGGTGACATGACGATCACCACGCCAGTCTGGACTGCATTGGCGGGTGCCAATACGACTATGACTATTGAAAATGGCCATTTAACCACATTGGCCGATGGCAGTGCGGTTAACAACGCTGCGCTAGGCGCCAAACTGCAGTTGACCGCCGAACAAATTGATCTGTATGGCAATATTGCAATAGCCTCTGGGGTGGTTAATCTACAGGCAGCACAGGATGTAAATCTGCATACGGGCAGCAGTATTGATACATCAGGCCAAGTTATACAGCTGGGTAACGATCAAATCGGTACGGGTGGCGGTAGTATTTCGTTAAAGAGTGATACAGGTAATGTGACGGTAGAAACGGGAAGCAATCTGAATGTGTCCGGCTCTATATTGGGTGCCAATGCGGGCAGTGTGTCACTCAATGCCGCTATGGGTACGATCAATGTAGCCGGCACTCTACAAGGCTTTGCTTATCAGGGCGGCACGGGCGCTAGTTTTAATTTAAACGCACAACATATGCTGGGTAATTTTTCCAAAATTAACTCTTTATTGCAGGAGGGTGGTTTTGATGGTGATTTAGCTCTCAGACTGGGTGAAGGCAATCTGACGATTGGCGCAACTGACAAAGTACAGGCACAGAATATTTCTCTGATCACTGATAATGGCTTGATTAAGGTGTATGGAACACTGGATGTGAGTGGCGCTCAGGCGGGTAGCCTGCAATTGGCCGCAAATAAGGGCATCCTGATAGAAAGCGGCGCAACGCTGAAAGCAGTTTCGACAACGACCACACATGCCGATGGCAGTATCAAATTAAGCTCTGATCCGTTACCTGTTAATGGTATAAATAAAGGTATTGGTGTGGTGATTTACAACGGCGCAACACTAGACGCAGGCAAAAGCAGTGTTGAAGTACTGGTTAATCGTTTAAATAACCATGATGCTGCTGTCAATATTGCCAATAATACCGTATTGGGCAGCGGGGCTTTAAATGTCTACGTCATGGCGCATTATGCTGACCTTACCCCAACCGATGCACTTTTTCAACAATGGCTGACAGACACTCAGCATTATTTAAATGCGGCCAGCACTAACACGGATTTAAACACCCGCTTGGCAGGCTTTAACTTGTTACCCGGACTGGATATACAAACTCACGGGAATTTAAACTGGAATATCTCTACAGCTTTGACCAATCAGGTCAGCACACCGGGCTTACTTAGCATAAGAGCCACTGGCGACATCAATTTTCAGAAAACGCTGAGTGATGGTTTTGTACCGGGTAATACCGCCCTAACCTTACAAAGCGGCCCTTCCTGGAGCTATAACATTGTGGCAGGTGCCGACTTAAGCAGTGCAAACAATCAAGACACCTTAGCCAGCAGTAACGGCTCTGTGCATATAGGCAGTGAGACCAGTGTCAGAACCGGTACCGGTAATATTTATGTTGCTGCCGCTGGCGACATTACCCTGACCGATTTTACCTCGACTATTTTTACGGCTGGCGAAAGTGGCTCTATCCAAGATCCTTATAAAGCCTACCGACCCACAACTTTCAGTGTTCAATATCCTGTGAATGGCGGCAATCTGACGCTGAACGCGGGTGGTAATATTGTGGGTGCCAGTACCCCGCAATTAATGTCTGACTGGTTACAACGTTCCGGCAGTTGGACGGCAAATAGTAGCACGGTGAATAGAAACAACTTGCCAACTGCTTGGGGCATAGATTTCGGCAGCTCGGTGGCAGCCATTACAGGTGCCTATGGCGTCAATTCCAGCCTGGGCTTTATGGAAAATATAGGGGCTTTGGGGGGCGGTAATGTCACTGTGCATGCGGGTGCCAATATTCAGGACTTATCGGTCATGTTGCCCACCACCGCCATTGCCAGCTTACAGAACGGCAGTATGACACTACAGGAAAACGGTGGTGGTAATTTACTAGTAACTGCGGGGGGTAATATTGCAGGGGGTGTTTTCTATGTCGAAAAAGGAACTGCAAATATCTCTGCTAATGGTGCGATTACCGGCGGCACAGAATATTCGTCTGGCCCGATTTTCGCTTTGGGTGATACACAATTTAATGTTACCGCTGCAACTGGGCTGGATGTGGGAGCAGTGCTCAATCCGTTTATTATTGCTCAAGCTGGTGTGCAAAGCTCTAAAACGAATTATTTCAGCACTTATACCGAACAAAGCGGGATTAACTTACAAAGTTTGACTGGCGATATTAATCTGAATAACAACATCAGTTTGATAGAGAATCAAATCAGCACTTGCAGCGATTTGGCCTGTGAGCAAACGGATTTAGTCTACCCGTATTTAAACGCCGAGACCGAAATTGCACCCTTGTTAGCCATGTATCCCGGCAATTTACATGCTTATGCTTTAAGCGGCAATTTGGCAATTAACCATAATCTGAGTTTGTATGCTGCGGCCAACAGCAGTTTTAGCCTGGAAGCCGCCGCCAATATAATACTGGGCGATAACGTGGATTTAACCCAATTAGATATTAACCCGACACAGTATCTGGCGGTTCTGACACCGTTAAATGCCAACAATTTTACTCTGGACACTGCTTATTGGCTAAATCAAAACAGCTACGAAAACACCAATGCCCATGCCGCCGTTCCAGTACATAACAGCGATACCCAACACAATAAAATAATCTCTGCTAAAGGTAGTATTCTTGGCACGGGCAACAGCGCCTTTATCATTTCCGCCAAAGCCACCGATATTAGTGCGGCTCTGGATTTAAGCAATTTGAATTTATCTTTGCAAAATCTGAATAGTACTTATCAGGATGTCAGTAGCCTTAGCGTGGGTGGCAATATCAGCTATACCGCTACTCCAGATCCGGTATCTGGTTCTTTTACCAGTTCCAAATCGCCCGGCATACAAATCGCTGGCCCCGGTTGGCTGAATGTGTGGGCGGGTGGCAATATTGATCTGGGTATTTCAAACGGTATCACTAGTGTGGGCTCTCTATACAACACCGCGCTTCCCAGCCTGGGTGCCAATATTACTGTTTTAGCTGGGCAACCGGCACTGCAAATTAGTATATCGGTAGACGATTACCTGCAAACTTATGTATACAATCCTGATTATGAAGCCTCTTTACAGCAACAATTACAAACATCACAATCCGTTCCCTTAGCAACGGCTTTACAGAACCTGATTGCCGCGATCAATACCAGCAAAACCAATCTGGCACAGGCTAAAAACAGCAATAGCAGCTTACAAGCCGCAATCAGCGTGTTATTTTCGCAATTTAACTGGGTGGATACGGCGGTGAATACCAGCGAGGGAACAGCCGCATATCAAGTCGGTTATGATGCCATAAAGCTGCTGTTTCCTGATCCGGGCAAGGGTAATATCACTTTGAATTTTAGCGAAATCCAAACGCAGGCAGGAGGCAATATTAATCTGCTGGCACCCGGCGGACTAGTGAATGTTGGTCTGAATGCCTCAGACCTTTCTATCAGCAAATCGGCTGATCAATTGGGTATTGTTGCCCAAGGCCAAGGGAATGTAAACATTCTCACTTCCGGTGATGTACAAGTAAATCAATCAAGAATATTTACGCTTGATGCGGGTAATATAACCGTCTGGTCCTCCGAGGGTAATATCGATGCCGGACGCGGGGCTAAATCATCTCTGGCTAGCGAATTCCCCATTGCTAACTACGATGCATACGGGAATCTGATCCTGACCTACCCTGCCACGGTTTCAGGCAGCGGTATCCGCGCTCAATCCGGCTATAACAGCACTGAGATTGGCAATATCAGCCTGATTGCACCGCATGGTGAAGTCAATGCTGGTGAGGCCGGCATAGGCGGTAACAATGTCATCATTGCTGCACTGATTATCGGTAATCCAGGAAATATACAGAACTCTGGCTTTAGTCTGGGTATTCCACAAGCACCCAGTACGGTTATCGCAACTGATAGCACAGGTTCTGCTTTGGCAGGTATTACCAAGCAGGTCAGTATGAATTTGAATACGGAGGATGATACCTTAACCAAACAATCGGCCAAATCTGAAAAAGTGGCTATTTTAGACACTGAAATTCTGGGCTTTGGGCAGTGTAGTGTCGCGGATATTAGAAAGGGTGTATCGGGGTGTGGGGGGGATCACTAG